One Selenomonadales bacterium genomic region harbors:
- the rplA gene encoding 50S ribosomal protein L1, protein MPKRGKKYLEAAKLFDRTVFYDPSEAVALAKKSATAKFDETIEVAVRLGVNPKHADQQVRGAVVLPHGTGKTVRVLVFAKGDKAREAENAGADVVGAEDIIAKIQNENWVDFDVAIATPDIMGQVGRLGRILGPKGLMPNPKVGTVTFDVAKAIRDVKAGKIEYRVDKAGIVHAPIGKASFTEDKLMGNFVALLEALVKAKPSAAKGVYVRTVTLSSTMGPGVRVNAAKAAGVGVATQ, encoded by the coding sequence ATGCCTAAGAGAGGCAAGAAGTATTTAGAAGCAGCAAAGCTTTTTGACCGCACTGTCTTCTATGACCCTAGCGAGGCCGTCGCGCTCGCCAAGAAGAGCGCCACCGCAAAGTTTGACGAGACCATCGAAGTCGCGGTAAGGCTTGGGGTCAACCCAAAACACGCCGACCAACAAGTGCGCGGTGCTGTTGTGTTGCCGCACGGTACGGGTAAGACTGTGCGTGTGCTTGTTTTTGCTAAAGGCGACAAGGCGCGTGAAGCAGAGAATGCAGGCGCGGACGTCGTCGGAGCCGAAGACATTATCGCTAAGATTCAGAACGAGAACTGGGTAGACTTTGACGTGGCCATCGCCACCCCCGACATTATGGGGCAGGTTGGCCGCTTGGGTAGGATTCTCGGTCCGAAGGGGCTTATGCCTAACCCCAAAGTAGGTACAGTTACGTTCGATGTGGCCAAGGCGATTCGCGATGTGAAGGCAGGTAAGATTGAGTACCGCGTCGATAAGGCAGGTATCGTTCACGCCCCTATCGGCAAGGCTTCTTTCACGGAAGACAAGCTTATGGGCAACTTCGTGGCGCTACTCGAGGCCCTCGTTAAGGCTAAGCCGAGCGCAGCGAAAGGCGTCTATGTGCGTACCGTAACCCTGTCATCAACGATGGGCCCGGGCGTGCGCGTCAATGCTGCCAAGGCAGCAGGCGTAGGAGTTGCGACGCAGTAG
- the rplL gene encoding 50S ribosomal protein L7/L12, whose protein sequence is MSKAQIIEMVKNMTVLELSELVKALETEFGVTAAAPMAAMPQAGGAAPVAEVVEEQTEFTVILASAGDKKINVIKVVREVTGLGLVEAKALVDGAPKPVKENVSKEDAAKIKAKLVEAGAAVEIK, encoded by the coding sequence ATGAGTAAAGCACAAATTATCGAGATGGTAAAGAACATGACCGTGCTTGAGCTCTCCGAGCTTGTAAAAGCACTTGAGACCGAGTTTGGCGTAACTGCCGCCGCACCGATGGCGGCCATGCCGCAAGCCGGTGGCGCAGCCCCCGTAGCCGAAGTGGTGGAAGAGCAAACCGAGTTCACCGTTATCCTGGCTAGCGCAGGCGACAAGAAGATTAACGTCATTAAGGTAGTGCGCGAGGTTACCGGCCTCGGTCTTGTAGAAGCGAAGGCCCTCGTTGACGGAGCTCCCAAGCCTGTCAAGGAAAACGTCAGCAAGGAAGATGCTGCCAAGATTAAGGCTAAGCTGGTTGAAGCCGGCGCTGCAGTCGAGATCAAATAA
- a CDS encoding 50S ribosomal protein L10, which produces MGNREAKGQVVQELVAKLRANKGAVFIDYRGISVAKDTELRAKLRKAGIEYRVVKNTLFQRAANEVGAAGLERYLEGPTAVALSPDSVAPARVLTEWIKANKMLEIKGGLYEGKAYDQAGVAAIAALPTREVMLSIVLGTLNAPLSAFAGVIDAIRRQKEEPAAD; this is translated from the coding sequence ATGGGTAATCGCGAAGCGAAGGGGCAAGTAGTACAAGAGCTAGTAGCTAAGTTGCGCGCGAACAAAGGTGCCGTGTTCATTGACTATCGCGGAATTTCCGTAGCCAAGGACACCGAATTGCGCGCGAAGCTGCGTAAGGCCGGTATCGAATACCGCGTGGTGAAAAACACTCTGTTCCAGCGCGCGGCCAACGAAGTTGGCGCAGCAGGATTGGAGCGCTATTTAGAGGGTCCGACGGCAGTTGCGCTAAGCCCCGACTCCGTCGCTCCGGCGAGAGTTCTTACGGAGTGGATTAAGGCGAACAAGATGCTTGAGATTAAGGGTGGCCTCTATGAGGGCAAAGCCTATGACCAAGCGGGTGTAGCTGCTATTGCTGCTCTGCCGACACGCGAGGTTATGCTCAGCATCGTGCTAGGTACACTGAACGCGCCGTTGTCCGCCTTTGCCGGTGTCATTGATGCGATACGCAGGCAAAAGGAAGAGCCGGCTGCAGACTAA
- the rplK gene encoding 50S ribosomal protein L11 translates to MAKKLVKVVKLQIPAGKATPAPPVGPALGQAGINIMGFVKEFNERTAQQVGLIIPVEVSVFHDRSFTFILKTPPAAVLLKKAAGVESGSGEPNKKKVAKVTRAKVREIAQLKMPDLNAASIDAAVRMVEGTARSMGIEVVD, encoded by the coding sequence TTGGCTAAGAAACTTGTTAAAGTCGTCAAACTGCAAATTCCTGCTGGCAAGGCAACGCCTGCTCCACCGGTTGGACCTGCCCTGGGTCAAGCTGGTATTAACATCATGGGCTTTGTCAAGGAGTTTAACGAGCGCACCGCGCAGCAAGTGGGCTTGATTATCCCGGTAGAGGTTTCTGTCTTTCATGACAGGTCTTTTACTTTCATACTCAAGACCCCGCCGGCGGCTGTGCTGCTGAAGAAGGCGGCAGGAGTCGAATCGGGCTCCGGTGAGCCTAACAAAAAGAAGGTTGCTAAAGTGACCCGCGCTAAGGTGCGCGAGATTGCCCAGTTGAAGATGCCTGACTTAAATGCCGCAAGTATCGACGCGGCCGTGCGCATGGTCGAAGGCACTGCGCGTAGCATGGGCATCGAAGTTGTTGACTAG